The nucleotide window GTGGTCGCCGCGGGCGGTGTCGCCCAGGCCTTCAAGGCGGTGCGGGAGACGTTCCCCGAGGTGCCCATCGAGGTCGAGGTCGACACCCTGCACCAGCTCCGCGAGGTCGTGGACGCGGGCGCCGACCTGATCCTCCTGGACAACTTCACGCCCCTCGAATGCGAGGAGGCCGTCGGGATCGTCGACGGCCGGGCGGTCCTGGAGGCCTCGGGCCGACTGACGCTGGACAACGCGAAGGCGTACGCGGACACGGGCGTCGACTACCTGGCGGTGGGAGCCCTGACCCATTCGTCTCCCATTCTGGACATCGGCCTCGACCTGCGCGCGGCCGAGTAGGGACGGGGACAGGCCATGCTGCTGACGATCGACGTGGGCAACACCCACACCGTCCTCGGTCTGTTCGACGGCGAGGACATCGTCGAACACTGGCGCATCTCCACGGACGCGCGCCGCACCGCCGACGAGCTGGCGGTCCTGCTTCAGGGCCTGATGGGCATGCACCCCCTCCTCGGCGAGGAACTGGGCGACGGCATCGACGGCATCGCGATCTGCGCGACGGTCCCCTCGGTGCTGCACGAACTGCGCGAGGTGACGCGGCGGTACTACGGCGACGTGCCGGCGGTCCTCGTCGAACCCGGCGTCAAGACCGGCGTCCCGATCCTCACCGACAACCCCAAGGAGGTCGGCGCCGACCGCATCATCAACGCGGTCGCGGCGGTCGAGCTGTACGGCGGCCCGGCGATCGTCGTGGACTTCGGTACGGCGACGACGTTCGACGCGGTCAGCGCGCGCGGGGAGTACGTCGGCGGGGTCATCGCGCCGGGCATCGAGATCTCGGTGGAGGCGCTGGGCGTCAAGGGCGCGCAGCTCCGCAAGATCGAGGTGGCGCGGCCGCGCAGTGTGATCGGCAAGAACACGGTCGAGGCCATGCAGGCGGGCATCGTGTACGGGTTCGCGGGGCAGGTCGACGGCGTGGTGAGCCGGATGGTCCGTGAGCTGGCGGACGATCCGGAGGAGGTGACGGTGATAGCCACGGGTGGGCTGGCGCCGATGGTCCTCGGCGAGTCGTCGGTGATCGACGAGCACGAGCCGTGGCTGACGCTGATCGGCCTGCGCTTGGTGTACGAGCGGAACGTGTCGCGTCTCTGAGATCTACTCGCCGCCGCCCCTTCAAGGGGTCTGGAGGCGGAGCCCCAGCGGGGACCACCCAACCAGGTGGTCCCCGCGCGCCACACACGCCCGGCGCACCTCTTTTGTCTGATTAGCGCGTATCGTCACCGCATGCCCACGCCCCACGGAACCCGCGGCG belongs to Streptomyces graminofaciens and includes:
- a CDS encoding type III pantothenate kinase — its product is MLLTIDVGNTHTVLGLFDGEDIVEHWRISTDARRTADELAVLLQGLMGMHPLLGEELGDGIDGIAICATVPSVLHELREVTRRYYGDVPAVLVEPGVKTGVPILTDNPKEVGADRIINAVAAVELYGGPAIVVDFGTATTFDAVSARGEYVGGVIAPGIEISVEALGVKGAQLRKIEVARPRSVIGKNTVEAMQAGIVYGFAGQVDGVVSRMVRELADDPEEVTVIATGGLAPMVLGESSVIDEHEPWLTLIGLRLVYERNVSRL